A window of Kribbella voronezhensis genomic DNA:
AGGGCTACTGGGCGGGTTTCGGCAACAACCCGGCGACCGGGCAGCCGATGAAGACGTCGGAGTGGCTGGACCGGCTGGCCCCCAAGGCGACCGCGGTCGTTGCCGTCGGCACCTGCGCGGCGTACGGCGGGATTCACGCGATGGCCGGGAACCCGACCGGCGCGATGGGTGTTCCGGACTACCTCGGCTGGAGCTGGAAGTCGAAGGCGGGCCTGCCGATCGTCTGTGTGCCGGGCTGCCCGATCCATCCGGACAACCTGTCGGAGACGCTGGTGTACCTGCTGTACCAGGTGGCCGGCCAGGCGCCGATGATCCCGCTCGACGCCGAACTGCGACCGCAATGGCTGTTCGGTGCCACCGTGCACGAAGGCTGCGACCGGGCCGGGTACTACGAACAGGGCGACTTCGCCAAGGAGTACGGCTCGCCGAAGTGCCTGGTGAAGCTGGGTTGCTGGGGACCGGTGGTGAACTGCAACGTGCCCAAGCGGGGCTGGATCAACGGGGTCGGCGGCTGTCCCAACGTGGGCGGCATCTGCATCGCCTGCACGATGCCGGGCTTCCCGGACAAGTTCATGCCGTTCATGGACGAACCACCGGGCAGCAGGGTCTCGGTGGCCGCGAGCACCGTCTACGGCACGGTCATCCGGCGGCTGCGCAGAATCACCCAGAACACCGCGAACAAAGAACCCAAATGGCGGCACAAAGGATCCACCCTGACGACCGGCTACGAAAAGGTGATCCAGCCATGACCACGACTGATCCGAAGGTAGAACAGCACCTGACCCCCGAGGCCGGCGCGGACTCCGACGTCGTCGAGATGGCCTGGGACCCGATCACCCGGATCGTCGGCAGCCTCGGCATCTACGCCAAGGTGAACTTCAAGAACAAGACGGTCGAGGAATGCCACAGCACCTCGTCGATCTTCCGCGGCTACAGCATCTTCATGAAGGGCAAGGACCCGCGCGACGCGCACTTCATCACCAGCCGGATCTGCGGCATCTGCGGCGACAACCACGCGACCTGCTCGGTCTACGCGCAGAACATGGCGTACGGCGTGGCGCCGCCGCACCTCGGGGAGTGGATCGTCAATCTCGGCGAGGCCGCGGAGTACATGTTCGACCACAACATCTTCCAGGAGAACCTGGTCGGGGTGGACTACTGCGAGCGGATGGTCAAGGAGACCAACCCCGGCGTGCTGGAACTGGCGAACCGGACCGAGGCGCCGCACGCCGGCGACCACGGCTACCGGACCATCGGCGACATCATGCGCTCGCTGAACCCGCTCGAAGGCGACTTCTACCGCGAGGCGCTGCACGTCAGCCGGTACACCCGGGAGATGTTCTGCCTGATGGAGGGCCGCCACGTCCACCCGTCGACGCTCTACCCGGGCGGCGTCGGCACGGTCGCGACGATCCAGTTGTTCACCGACTACCTGACCCGGCTGATGCGCTACATCGAGTTCATGAAGAAGGTCGTGCCCTTGCACGACGACCTGTTCGACTTCTTCTACGAGGCGCTGCCCGGCTACGAGCACGTCGGCGAGCGGCGCATCCTGCTCGGCTGCTGGGGCAGTCTGCAGGACCCGGCGATCTGCGACTTCGACTACAAGACGATGAATGCCTGGGGCAAGCGGATGTTCGTCACCCCCGGCGTGGTGGTCGACGGCAAGCTGGTCACCAACAACCTGGTCGACATCAACCTCGGCCTGCGGATCCTGCTCGGCAGCTCGTTCTACGACGACTGGGCCGACGGCAGCCACGAGAAGTTCGTCGACAAGGACCCGCTGGGCAACCCGATCGACGTGCGGCACCCCTGGAACCAGCACACGATCCCGAAGCCGCAGAAGCGCGACTTCGCGAACGCGTACAGCTGGACGATGTCGCCACGCTGGTTCGACGGCAAGGATCACCTGGCACTCGACACCGGCGGCGGCCCGATCGCGCGGCTCTGGTCGACGGCGCTGTCCGGACTCGTCAACACCGACTACGTCCAGGCCACCGGCCACAGCGTGAAGATCCAGCTCCCCCGGACCGCGCTCAAGCCGGCCACGGAGTACGAGTGGAAGATCCCGCGGTGGAGCAACGCACTCGAGCGGAACCGGGCCCGGACCTACTTCCAGGCGTACGCCGCGGCGCTGGCGCTGCACTTCTGCGAGAAGGCGATGGCCGAGGTCAGGGCCGGCCGGACCGAGACCTGGACCCCGTTCAAGGTGCCCGACAATGCGATCTCGTGCGGCTTCACCGAGGCGGTCCGGGGCGTCCTGTCGCACCACATGGTGATCCGCGACGGCAAGATCGCGAACTATCACCCGTATCCGCCGACCCCGTGGAACGGCAGCGTCCGGGACTCCTACGGAACACCGGGCCCCTACGAGGACGCCGTACAGAACACGCCGATCTTCGAGGAGAACCCGCCGGACCGGTTCAAGGGCATCGACATCATGCGGGCCGTGCGCAGCTTCGACCCGTGTCTGCCCTGCGGGGTGCACATGTACGTCGGCAACGGGCGGGAGAAAACGCATCTCCATTCGCCCACGCTCGCGGTGAAGCCCTACTGAGATGGAGCGTCGCGACGCGCAGGCGCTGAGCGAACGGATCGACGTGCTGCTGGACGAGGTTCAGCGGCGCGCCGAGCCCGAGGTCAGCGAGAAGGTCGAGGAGCTGGTCCGCGCCGTGCTGTCCCTGCACGGCGCGGGTCTCGAACAGCTGCTGGCGCGGCTGGACGAGAACCAGGTCCGCGACCTGCTGACCGATGACCTGGTCACCGGGATGCTGCTCCTGCACGACCTGCATCCCGACGACGTGGCCACCAGGATTCAAGGGGCGCTGGACAGCGTCCGGCCCTATCTGGGCTCGCACGCAGGCGGCATCGACTATCTCGGGATCGATGACGACGGGATCGTGCATCTGCGGTTGCAGGGCAGCTGCGAAGGCTGCCCGGGATCGACCGCGACCGTCCGGCTGACCGTCGAGAACGCCGTCCTCGATGCCGCTCCCGAAGCCGTCGCGGTCGACGTCGAAGGGATGGTCGCCGCCGAGAAGCAGACGTTGCTGACGATCGAGCCGTACCGCGGCAGCCAGGACAGCGAGGGCTGGCACCGGGTCGAGCTGGTGACCGCCTCCGGGCAACTGCAGAAGCTGGTGGTTGCCGACCTGGAGCTGCTGATCGCGAACCTCGACGGCACCTTCGTTGCCTATCGCAACAACTGCCCCGTCTGCTCGTCCCCTTTGCAGCACGGCACGCTGACCGGCGACGAGCTCAGCTGTCCCCGCTGCACCGCCCGGTACGACGTACGCCTGGCCGGCCGGGCGCTCGCACCGGGCGGAGCGCCTGGCCTCGAAGCGCTGCCGCTGTTGCGCGACGGCACCGGCTGGAAGGTCGCGATCCCGGGAAGGCAACCGGCGTGAGACCTTCGTCGACGCTCCGCGCACTGGCGCGAGACAAGCCGCTCCCGCGTCGGGTGACCACCCCCGGCGCGGGTGCCTCGCTGGACGCGGGTTCGGTGGATCCGGTTGCGGTCCTGCGCGGCTTCACCGGCGGGGTTCGCCGGCAACTCTCACCAGGCGAGCAATGCGAGATGTGCGCGGTTCCGATCGGGCCGCAGCACCCGCACATCGCCGACGTACCGGATCACCGTCTGCTGTGCACCTGCCGGCCGTGCTACCTGCTCTTCAACGTGGAGGCGGCCTCACGCGGCCACTATCGCGCGGTACCGGAGAACTACCGCTACAACCGGGACTTCTCGATGACCTCGGCGCAGTGGGAGGCGCTGGGGATCCCGGTCAACCTGGCGTTCATGTTCCACCAGACGGATCAGGACCGGCACGTCGCGTTCTATCCGAGTCCCGGTGGTGCCACCGAGTCACTTCTCGACCTGGCCAGCTGGGACGAGGTGGTCGCCGCGGATCCGGTCCTGGGCGCGCTGATCCCGGACGTCGAGGCCGTGCTGTTGCGCCGGCTGGACGACGGGTTCGAGTGCTACCTGGTCCCGATCGACTCCTGCTACGAGTTGGTCGGGCTCGTCCGCCAGTACTGGGAGGGGTTCGCCGGCGGCGAGGAGGTCTGGGGACGGATCGACGAGTTCTTCGCCACGGTGAGGGAGCGGTGCCGTGGTTGACCTCGACTTCACCTGCACGGGCGCGGACGCCGACCGGTACGCCGCGACGCCGACCGTGCTGCTGCACCTGCGCGTCACCGAAACCACCGGTACGCCGGTGCACGCGCTCGCGTTGCGCTGCCAGATCCGGATCGAACCGATCCGGCGGCGCTACGACGACGCCGAAGGCGACGCGCTCGCGGACCTCTTCGGCGACCGGGCCCGCTGGGGCGAGACGCTGAAGCCGCTGCAACTCGCCTTCGTCACCCAGATGGTGCCCGGTTTCACCGGCTCGACCGAAGTGGATCTGCACCTGCCGTGCAGCTACGACTTCGACGTCGCCGCGCACAAGTACCTCTACGCGCTCCGCGACGGCGGGGCGCCGCTGCTGCTGTTGTTCAACGGCACGATCTTCACCGGCAAGCCCGGAACGCTCTCGGTCACTCCGGTGGCGTGGCAGAAGGAGACGTCGTACGCGTTGCCCGTGCCGGTCTGGCGCCAGGCGATGGACCAGCACTTCCCGGGCGCCGCGTGGTTGCGGTTGCGGCGCGACACCTTCGACAAGCTCTACGACTACCGCGCGAAAGAGGCCTTGCCGGGCTGGGACGACGCGATCGAACGACTGCTGAAGGAGAAGCTCGAATGACGTCCTCCTTCGACGACGTCCAGCAGATCGCGGATGCGCTGCTGTTCGAGGGCTACGTGCTCTACCCCTACCGGGCGTCGGACGGGAAGAACCGGGTGCGCTGGCAGTTCGGCGTGCTGATGCCGCCTGCCTACGGACTCGTCGACCCGTCCGAACGGACCTGGTCACAGACCGATTGCCTGCTCGACGGCGGCGAGGCCGTCCTCACGGTGCGAATCCGCTTCCTGCAGGCGCAACGGCGGACCGTGCTGGATGCCCTCGGCAAC
This region includes:
- a CDS encoding DUF6084 family protein; the protein is MVDLDFTCTGADADRYAATPTVLLHLRVTETTGTPVHALALRCQIRIEPIRRRYDDAEGDALADLFGDRARWGETLKPLQLAFVTQMVPGFTGSTEVDLHLPCSYDFDVAAHKYLYALRDGGAPLLLLFNGTIFTGKPGTLSVTPVAWQKETSYALPVPVWRQAMDQHFPGAAWLRLRRDTFDKLYDYRAKEALPGWDDAIERLLKEKLE
- a CDS encoding DUF5947 family protein — its product is MRPSSTLRALARDKPLPRRVTTPGAGASLDAGSVDPVAVLRGFTGGVRRQLSPGEQCEMCAVPIGPQHPHIADVPDHRLLCTCRPCYLLFNVEAASRGHYRAVPENYRYNRDFSMTSAQWEALGIPVNLAFMFHQTDQDRHVAFYPSPGGATESLLDLASWDEVVAADPVLGALIPDVEAVLLRRLDDGFECYLVPIDSCYELVGLVRQYWEGFAGGEEVWGRIDEFFATVRERCRG
- a CDS encoding nickel-dependent hydrogenase large subunit, yielding MTTTDPKVEQHLTPEAGADSDVVEMAWDPITRIVGSLGIYAKVNFKNKTVEECHSTSSIFRGYSIFMKGKDPRDAHFITSRICGICGDNHATCSVYAQNMAYGVAPPHLGEWIVNLGEAAEYMFDHNIFQENLVGVDYCERMVKETNPGVLELANRTEAPHAGDHGYRTIGDIMRSLNPLEGDFYREALHVSRYTREMFCLMEGRHVHPSTLYPGGVGTVATIQLFTDYLTRLMRYIEFMKKVVPLHDDLFDFFYEALPGYEHVGERRILLGCWGSLQDPAICDFDYKTMNAWGKRMFVTPGVVVDGKLVTNNLVDINLGLRILLGSSFYDDWADGSHEKFVDKDPLGNPIDVRHPWNQHTIPKPQKRDFANAYSWTMSPRWFDGKDHLALDTGGGPIARLWSTALSGLVNTDYVQATGHSVKIQLPRTALKPATEYEWKIPRWSNALERNRARTYFQAYAAALALHFCEKAMAEVRAGRTETWTPFKVPDNAISCGFTEAVRGVLSHHMVIRDGKIANYHPYPPTPWNGSVRDSYGTPGPYEDAVQNTPIFEENPPDRFKGIDIMRAVRSFDPCLPCGVHMYVGNGREKTHLHSPTLAVKPY
- a CDS encoding NifU family protein is translated as MERRDAQALSERIDVLLDEVQRRAEPEVSEKVEELVRAVLSLHGAGLEQLLARLDENQVRDLLTDDLVTGMLLLHDLHPDDVATRIQGALDSVRPYLGSHAGGIDYLGIDDDGIVHLRLQGSCEGCPGSTATVRLTVENAVLDAAPEAVAVDVEGMVAAEKQTLLTIEPYRGSQDSEGWHRVELVTASGQLQKLVVADLELLIANLDGTFVAYRNNCPVCSSPLQHGTLTGDELSCPRCTARYDVRLAGRALAPGGAPGLEALPLLRDGTGWKVAIPGRQPA